The sequence GAATTGCCCGCGCCGTCGATGATGCACGACATCGCGATCACCGCGACGCACAGCATCGTCTTCGATCTGAACGTCGCGTACGACTTCTCGATGCTGTCGCGCGGCCACCGGATGCCGCTGCGCTGGCACGACGAGCGCGGCGCGCGCATCGGCGTCGTGCCGCGCCACGGCGGCGACGTGCGCTGGTTCGACGTGACGCCGTGCTTCATCCAGCACGTCGTCAACGCGTACGACCTCGACCGCTCGGCGATCGTGCTCGACGTCGTCCGCTATCCGTGGTTCCTGCGCGTCGCGCGCGGCGGGCGCGCATTCGACGACAATCCGTGCGGCGTGCTGTGGCGCTACGTGATCGACCTCGTCACCGGGATCGTCGCCGAGCAGCCGCTCGACGACGCCGGCATCGAGCTGCCGCGGATCAACGAAAGCCCCACCGGCCACCGCCATCGGTACCTGTATGCGGCGGAGCAGCCGAGCCACGTAGCGCTGCGCGGCGTCGCGCGCTACGACGTCGACGGCGGCTCGATCCAGCGCTACCGCGTGCCGCCGGGCGACCAGAACAGCGAGCCCGTGTTCGTCCCGCGTCCGGGCGCGACCGACGAGGACGACGGCTGGGTGCTCGTCTGCGTGTACCGCCATGCAACGGATACGAGCGACGTCGTGATCCTCGACGGCCGGGCCGTCGACGGCGAACCGGTCGCGACCGTGCATCTGCCGCGGCGCATTCCGGCCGGCTTTCACGGCGCGTGGGTGGCGAGCGACGGCTGAGCAACCGCCCGATCGGTCGAGCGGCGGCGATGCGGCCGCCGCGCGGGCCGTCGCGCGAACGGGGCGCGGG comes from Burkholderia savannae and encodes:
- a CDS encoding carotenoid oxygenase family protein, whose product is MQTLDLNAGALAPVADEIDAFDLRVTGAIPRALNGALVRNGPNPLRGRFEGSGVLSWWPEDAMLHAVAFRDGRATRYRNRWARTRRWAHAVAPERAPSLVDTNPNVNVLVHAGEILALAEGGAPLAITAGLESIGASRRHSALAHGMNAHPKIDPRTGELIAFRADWNRPWLRYGVANAAGEQTVDVEIELPAPSMMHDIAITATHSIVFDLNVAYDFSMLSRGHRMPLRWHDERGARIGVVPRHGGDVRWFDVTPCFIQHVVNAYDLDRSAIVLDVVRYPWFLRVARGGRAFDDNPCGVLWRYVIDLVTGIVAEQPLDDAGIELPRINESPTGHRHRYLYAAEQPSHVALRGVARYDVDGGSIQRYRVPPGDQNSEPVFVPRPGATDEDDGWVLVCVYRHATDTSDVVILDGRAVDGEPVATVHLPRRIPAGFHGAWVASDG